DNA from Arthrobacter sp. SLBN-112:
AGGTGATTGCGTCCGGGCTGGTCCCCATGAGGTCATGGGCGCCGCGGTTTATCCAGCGGGTGTCACCCTGCGAGGTCAATTCCCGGACGCTGCTCCGGTCCAGGGCCAGGATTCCCGTGAGGTCCCAGCCGGACAGGGCAAAGACGCCGGGCTGCAGGGCGTTGTACATGGCCAGGAGCAGGTGGACGTCCCGGATCTGTGCTTCCTGTTCCGCGGTGGTGGCGGACGGGTCCTTGATGCCCAGCGCAGCCATGATGAAGCTGACCGAGGTGCAGGCAATGCCGTTGGTGGTGAAGACGGCGTTGTATGGCCCGTTCTCGCCGGTCAGCCGCTCGCGCATGGTCTGCTGGATCTGTTCGGCCAGCTGGGCGCCGGTGAGTTCCTCGCCGTTGAGCTCGAACATCTCGTCCCGGTGCCCGGCGGCGAAGTGCAGGAGCTCGTAGGTGAGTTCGTCATGGTTCTGCAGTGCATGCACCAGCGAGGCCTGGTCCACGCCGATCTCCAGGGACAGGCGGAGGGTCAGCCGCAGGAACTCGGTATCGGCCGTGATCAGGGCGTAATGGTACGCCGGCCGGGTAATGAAGTCGTAGGACAGGTCCGGGCCTGCTTCGGAGGTTGCCTTGATGTCATCAATGGTCAGGTTCAGCTCCTGGAAGGAGAACCCGCCAACTTTGCGGATCATGGACCCGATGAGCTGGTTGGCGGCCTCGGACAGCGGGTGTCCTTCGGACCAGCCGGGCTGCTCCTCGGCGCTCTTCTCCACGCCCAGGAAGCCGTTGGCATCAAGGCGCAGCGCCCCGGTGCCCAGGTCCACCAGCGAATGCAGGGCATCGCCCACTACCAGGCGCATTCCCGCGAAGGTGGGATCCAGCCAGTTGATGGAGGGCTGGCCTGCCTTGAAGTAGTGCAGGTAGACCCAGCGGCGGGTCTTCCCGGCCGTGTCCACGATCGGCCTGGTAGCGCTCCAGTTGGTTTCCTTCACCCCGGGTTCGTAGAAGATGACCCGCTGCAGCCGGCCGATGATGTAGCCGGCCTTCTGCAGTGCCTGCTCCGAGTCGGGGCTGAGGTTGACCGAGTCGGCCCCCTCGGGGACGTCCGGAAGCAGGTGCCAGTCCTCTTCCGGAATGTCCACCATGTGGTAGATGCCGGGGTAGTCCCGGAAATTCATCTCGGCCAGGCGGAAGTCCGCGCCCTTGCCGGTATGGCCCGGGACGATGTCGTCGATGACCGTGCCGTCATGCTCAGCAGCCACCTCGCACATCCGGCGGAACTCCTCCTCCGTGCCGAAGACCGGGTCGATCGCCATGCTGATGCGGTCGAAGTGCCCGTCCACGCTGGGCGTGTGGGACCAGCCGCTGATGCCGCCGGCGAGCTTTACGGGTCCGGTGTGGATCCCGCGGATGCCGATCTCACGGAACGCTTTCCACATGGTCGGATCACCCAGGGCGGAAAGGAATGACTGGCCGGTGGGGGTGATGAAGGACAGCGGGTAGGCGGTGAACCATACGGAGGCACGGTCGACGGCGGCCCGCGGGTTGGGATGGGCGTACGAGTTTTGCCACATGCTGGCCTGGCCGGACAGCTGCCGTGCCAAAGTATTGGCGTCGCCGAGCATGGCCTGGTTGCGGAGCCAGTCCACGTAGGCCGCGTTCCGCCCGTCGAACTCGAAGGACGGCCTGCTGCCTACGAACTGGCGCCGGCGTGCGATGGGCCGCAGCGCCTTTGGCCTGGCTGCGAAGAACTGCTCGTCGAAATTGACGTCCAGTTCCGCTGACGGCTCCGCAGCGCCCGCTTCCACTTCCCCGTTGCCTGCGGCTGCATCCGCTTCCGAAGTGTTCCCGCTGGTGCCCGGCTCCCGCATAAGCTCCTCTTTCCATTGCTCGTTTCCGTGCTGGCATGGATGCTCAAAAGACCCCTTGCCCAAGGAAAGGTACCCAGGGCAACAGGGAGTATTCGGCGTTCCCTCTCCCGATGCTACTGCGCAGCGGGGGCGGTGGGAGGGACAAACGTGCCCGGGCTAATGGATGCTTTGCCCGATCTCCCGGCCAATCTGCTGGAGGAGGGCGGCGGAGAGCCGGGGGTCCTTGCCTACCTATGCCCGCCCCGTACCGCGAATCCCCCTGTCCCCCTTGTTTCGCCGAGTTTGCCCACTAAGGCCGCCGCCGGTCGTATTCTTAGAACAAAGGTTTTGCAGTGGGCCGAAGTGCTGATAGCAGGGCTGAAGCATGGCCGCTGAACCCATGGGGCAGGTTGGCTGGGGACCGCTTCCAGTTACCCCGGAGCCGGTTTTCGACAGCAAGGACGTTGAAGACTACCTCCGGGATGTGACCCGCGATTTCATGGCGGGCATCAAAGGTGAGCGCCGCAGCATCAGCTGGGCGGCCACCCTCTTCCGCCTGGGCAAGGCTCACACCCTCGCGGCCAGCACTGAGCAGGCACTTGAGGCGGACCGCGAACAATGCTCGTTCGCCGATGGGCCGGTCATGGAAGCCATGCGGACCGGGGAGTTCGTCCTGGTGTCGGACCTGAGCCGGGACCGCCGCTGGCCCGGGTATTCCAGCGCCGCCGCCGGCCACGGCGTGCAGTCCCTGCTCTCTGTCCCCATCCTCACCGAAGGCGGGAGCAGTGCCGGCATCAACCTTTACGCGCCGTCCCCCCATACCTTCACCAGCGATGACCTGGTACTCAGCCAAAGCTATGCCCGTGAGGTGGCGCGTGCCCTGCGTGTTGTGGTCCGGGTGGCCGAGCGCGCGGAAGCGACGGCGGGCCTCGCCGTCGTCCAAAGCTCCCTGGTCCTGGTGGACCTCGCTGTGCGCAGCCTGATGAACGAATACGGACTCACCCGGGAGGGCGCGCTGCGGTTCCTGCAGACGCAGGCGCTGCACCATGAACTGGATCTCCGGGACGCGGCATTGAACGTTGTGGCCCCCACGGGGATGGGCCCAGGGGCCGGGCAGCCTTCGGGGCTGCGGCAGGAAACGTACGACGGCGTGGCGGAGCTGCCGCGGCCGTCGTCGGCGGGGCGGGACTTTCCAACCGGAACGTCGCCCCGCAAGGACGCTGCGGCGGGGAAGGAACCCCCGCCCGCTGCGGAAGGGAGGACGGCATGACCATCGAGAAACAGGAACTGCGCTCCATCGCGGACGGAGCGGACCGGCACCCCTGGCACCGGTTCGTTGCCCTGGGGGACTCCTACACGGAGGGAATTGGCGACCCTGAACCGCACAGCCTGGGCGGGCTTCGGGGCTGGGCTGACCGGGTGGCGGAGGAACTGGCCGACAGCCAACCGGACTTCGCCTATGCCAACCTGGCCATCCGCGGCATGCTGCTGCGGCAGATCCTCGACGGGCAGCTGGAACAGGCCCTGGAGCTGAAGCCCGACCTGATTGCCATGTCCGGCGGTGGCAACGACATCGTGTTCCGCCACGGCGACCCGGACAAACTGGCGGAAAAGATTGACGAGGCCGTGGGGATCCTGGCTGCCACGGGCGCCACAGTGCTGCTGTATGCCGGTCCGGACTGGGGGAACACTCCGGTGTTCGGCAAGGTCCGCGGCCGTGTGGCGATCTACAACGAGCATCTCCACAGGATCGGGGCCCGGCACCACGCCATCATGGTTGACCTCTGGTGCCTCCCGGAGCTGCAGCATGCGCTGATGTGGGATCCGGACCGGCTGCACCTGTCCCCGCTGGGCCACCACTCGGTGGCCGTGGCCACCCTCACCGCCCTGGGCGTACCGCACACGCTCAAGCCGTCCCAGCCCCGGCCACTTCCCGTCCACGGGTGGACGCAGGCCCGGGCCGAAGACCTGGTCTGGGCGAAGCAGTACTTCGTACCGTGGGTGCTGAAACAGATGCGGCCCCACCAGATGAATGGACTGGCAGCGAAGCGGCCGCTGCCGGGCCCGGTGTTCGGCCTGGGCCGTCCCGGGCCCTTCCCGCCCGGCCATCCGGCCGTCGGGACGTCCGTGCCCGGCGCCACCTATGTGGTGCCTGGAACGGACCCGGAATTGGGAACCGGCAGCGCGGCTTAGCGCTTCCTGGGGGAACGCTTCGCCGCGGCCTTCATGGCGGCCTTGGCCGCGGGCGGCAGTACGCCCTGCTCCGTTTCGGGTTCGGCCACCGTTCCGCGTGCCTTCGCGATGGCCTTCATGCCGTGGTAGATCACCAGGGCGGCAGCCGAACCCAGGGCAATGCCCGTGAACTTCAGGTCGCCGATGGTCCAGGTGTAGTCCGCGATGCCGATGATCAGGGCCACCGCGGCAGTGGTCAGGTTGACCGGGTTGGAGAAGTTCACCTTGTTCTGTACCCAGATCTTCACGCCCAGGATGCCGATCATGCCGTACAGCATGGTGGCTGCACCGCCCAGCACGCCTGCCGGGACGGTGGCGATCAGCTCGCCGAACTTCGGCGAGAAGCTGAGCAGGATGGCGAACATGCCCGCCACCCAGTAGGCCGCCGTCGAATACACCTTGGTGGCTGCCATGACGCCGATGTTCTCCGCATACGTGGTGGTGCCGGACCCGCCGCCCAGGCCGGCCAGGACCGTGGCGGCGCCGTCGGCCATCAGAGCGCGCCCGGAGACGCCGTCGAGGTTCTGCCCGGTCATGGCGGCAACGGACTTCACGTGGCCGATGTTCTCTGCCACGAGCACCAGGACCACCGGGACAAACAGGCCCAGGACGCCGATGTGGAACTCCGGGGTCTGGAAATGTGGCAGGCCTACCCAGGCTGCGGCGTCCATCTTGTCGTACTTCACTTCGCCGCGGAGCATGGCCACCAGGTAGCCCACCACCACGCCCACCAGGATGCTGAGCCGGCCCAGGATCCCGCGGAACAGGACGCTGACCAGGATGATGGTGACCAGTGTGATGAGGGCGGTGATCGGGGCGGCGTCGAAATTCTGCTTGGCGGCGGGGGCCAGGTTCAGGCCGATCAGGGCCACGATCGCCCCGGTGACGATGGGCGGCATCAGCCGGTTGATCCAGCCCGCGCCGAACTTCTGCACCACCGCACCCACCAGGGCCAGGGTGGCGCCGGCCAGCACTACGCCGCCCAGGGCGCCGGGGATGCCGAACTGCGCCTGCGATGCGGTGATGGGGGCGATGAACGCAAAGCTCGAGCCCAGGTAGCTGGGCACCCGGCCCTTGGTGATTACCAGGAACAGCAGCGTCCCGATCCCCGAGAAAAACAGCGTGGTGGCCGGCGGCATCCCGGTAATGATGGGCACCAGGAAGGTGGCGCCGAACATGGCCACCACGTGCTGCATGCCCACGCCAATAGTCAGGGGCCACGCCAACCGCTCATCCGGGGCCACCACCTGCCCGGGCTTGATTGTTTTGCCGGTGCCGTGCAGCTTCCATTTGATTCCGAGCATGCTCATGGGAAGGAATGCCTTTCAGGGGGTGCCGCGAGGGGGCAAAGAATAACTCGCTCCAGAATACCGCCAAGTATTTGCGCCGGGCGGCTGTGGCCAAGGTCACCCGGCGTCACGGGAAGAGGGGGAAAGCAGTTGAAGTTGCAACTATGGAAAGCATCAGAGGCCACCCCGGCAGGCGGGCGGCGCAGCGAAAGGTAAGCCAATGACCATTGCCCACGAAGAAGCGGTTATCGATTCGGCAGCCGTGGACGCCGTCTTCGCCCAGGCCCGCACCGCCAACTCCTTTACCGGCGAGGTGACTGAGGAACAGGCCCAGGCCATCTACGAACTCACCAAGTTCGGTCCCACCGCGTTCAACTCCCAGCCGCTGCGCGTCACCTACGTCCGCTCGCCCGAGGCCCGCGCCACCCTGGTGGACGCACTGTCCCGCGGCAACCAGGCCAAGACGGCCTCGGCTCCGCTCGTGGCCATCCTCAGCTACGACACCGACTGGGCCGGAAAGTGGGACGAATTCCTTCCCGGCTACAACGCCCCCAAGGCCATGTACGACGCCGACCCGTCACTCGCCGCCGCCACGGGCAACAACAACGCCCACCTGCAGGCCGGCTACTTCATCCTGGCCGTCCGCTCGCTCGGTTTCGCCGCCGGCCCCATGACCGGCGCTGACTTCGCCGCGATCGATGCCGCCTTCTTCCCGGCCGGCGACCAGAAGAGCTTCCTGGTAGTCAACATCGGCCAGCCGGCCGAGGGCGCCTGGGGCGAGGCAAAGCCCAAGTTCTCCTACGATGAGGCTGTCCGCACCGTCTAACGCTTCCCCTGATGCTCCATCACTTACGGTCCCTATTCGCCTGAATGGGAACCATAAGTGATGGAGCATCTGTGCTTAAAGCCGGCGGGTGGGAGACTGGGCGTATGCCCGTGCGGAACCTCATCTTTGTGGCCTTCGTGGAACCGGCTGCTGCCGGCCAGGTTTTTCCGCGGACGGAGTGGCCGCTGCACATCACCCTGGTGAGGTTCGACGCCGCCACCACAGATGGTGCCGATGCCGCCGACAGCATCGCCGGGCTCGCTGCGCCGCATGCCGAAGCAGCCCTTGGGACCCCGCTGGTGGTGGGGGAGGAAGCGGGGTTCGGGCGCAACGGCTCCGTCCCGGTCAACCTCATCAAGCCGCAACCGGACCTCCAAAGGCTGCACGAGCACCTCGTCGAGGCAGTCGGCGCCCTCGGCGGCAGGATTCTGACACCGGCGCACACGCGCGCGGGCTACCGGGCCCATGTTTCACACCACGGCAGCAAGCGCCTCCACCCAGGGGACGCCGTCGTGCTTGACCGCGTCGCCCTGGTGGACATGGCTCCCGGCGGGGACCACACCACCAGGCGTGTCCTCCGGCTGTGGAGCCAAGATCTCCGGGAGCGGGGCTAGGCGATGACGCTGTCCACCAGTGCCTTGGCCTCCGCCTGCACCTGCTTCAGGTGCTCTTCGCCCTTGAAGGACTCGGCGTAAATCTTGTACACATCCTCGGTTCCGGAGGGGCGGGCCGCGAACCAGGCGTTCTCGGTGACCACCTTCAGGCCGCCGATGGCCGCGCCGTTGCCGGGTGCCTCGGTGAGCTTGGCGGTGATCGTCTCGCCGGCCAGTTCCGTTGCCGTGACATCCGACGGCGACAGCTTGCCAAGTGCGGCCTTCTGCTCCCGGGTGGCGGCGGCGTCGATCCGGGCGTAGACGGGGGCGCCGAACTGGTCCGTCAGTCCCTTGTACAGCTGGGACGGGGAGTTGCCGGTGACCGCCGTGATCTCCGAGGCCAGCAGTGCCAGCAGGATGCCGTCCTTGTCCGTGGTCCAGACGCTGCCGTCCAGCTTATTGAAGGAGGCACCCGCGGATTCCTCGCCGCCGAACGCGCCTTCACCGGAGAGCAGGCCGGGCACGAACCACTTGAAGCCAACAGGAACCTCAACAAGCTTGCGGCCCAGGCTCTCGGCCACACGGTCGATGATTGAGGAGGACACCAGGGTCTTGCCGATCACCGAGGCAGGGTTCCAGCCGCTGCGGTTGCGGTAGAGGTAGTCGATGGCGACGGCAAGGTAGTGGTTGGGGTTCATCAGCCCGCCGTCCGGGGTGACAATGCCGTGGCGGTCAGCGTCGGCGTCGTTGCCGGTGGCCACATCGAAGGCGGGCTGGCCGGAGGCTGCGGCGTCGGACATCCGCTGGATCAGCGAGGCCATGGCCGACGGCGAGGAGCAGTCCATGCGGATCTTCTCGTCCCAGTCCAGGGTCATGAAGGCCCACTGCGGGTCCACGGTCGGATTCACCACGGTGAGGTCCAGGTGGTGGCGCTCACCGATTTCGCCCCAGTAGTCCACGGACGCGCCGCCCATGGGGTCGGCTCCGATCCGGACACCGGCGTTGCGGATGGCGTCCAGGTTCAGGACGGACGGAAGGTCGTCCACATAGCTGCTCAGGAAGTCGAACTTGCCGGTGGTGTCCGCGGCCTGGGCGTCAGCCAGCGGGATCCGCTTCACGCCGCGCAGGCCGTTTTCCAGGAGTTCGTTGGCCCGGTTGGCGATCCACCCGGTGGCGTCCGAGTCCGCCGGGCCGCCGTGTGGGGGGTTGTACTTGAAGCCGCCGTCGCCGGGCGGGTTGTGGCTGGGGGTCACCACGATGCCGTCGGCCTGCGGGGCTCCGGGCGCCGCCTTCCGGTTGTAGGTCAGGATGGCGTGGCTCAAAGCCGGGGTGGGGGTGTAGCCGTGCCTCGCGTCAACGAGGACCTGGACGCCGTTGGCGGCGAGCACCTCCAGGGCGGAATTCTGTGCGGGCTCGCTCAGTGCGTGGGTGTCCTTGGCCAGGAACAGGGGGCCGGTGACGCCCTGCGCGGCCCGGTATTCCACGATTGCCTGGGTGATGGCCACGATGTGCTGTTCGTTAAACGACGCCTTGAGGCTGGATCCCCGGTGCCCCGAGGTGCCAAACACCACGCGCTGGCCGGGATCACCCAGGTCCGGCGCAATGTCGTAATACGCGTCAAGGAGCGCAGTGATGTCAACAAGGTCCTGGGGTTGGGCAACTGTGCCCGCGCGGCTAGCCATGGCTCCAGCATGCCAGAAGCTGGCAGGAGTCCAAACGACCCGCCCAAAATCCGGACCCTGTGACACGCCATGACGCCATCAACCAAGTAGTCCACCTGAGTACCCGGCCGGAAAGTACCTATATACCGGGCCTTCGGCGCCCTGCTACCTTTCAAAAAATTCCAGGAAAACAACCGAATGAAACGGACGACGGCGGGCCGCCGCCGTGGTCCGTCCGGCAAGGAAACGGGGACGTCCAATGGGGGCAGGAGACGGGGCAGCGGAGCAGTCCAGGCTGGCTGCCGAGCGCGTTGCGAGGCTGAAGCACCAGCTCGACCAGGCGGAGCGTTCCACGAAGGCGTGGGACGCCGGCGCGGTAGGCGAGCGGGTGGTGGCCGAGAAGCTCAGTGAACTGGTCCCGCGTGGTTGGTACGTGCTCCACGACGTCCACTGGCCGGGGCGGCCCAAAGCGAACCTCGACCACGTCCTGGTGGGCCCCGGCGGTGTGGTGGTGGTCGATTCAAAGAACTGGACCGGCGAAGTGCGGGTGGCGTCCGGGGTGCTGTGGCAGGGTCGGTTTGCGCGCACCCAGGCCGTGGAAGGCGCCCTGGCCCAGTGTGCTGCCGTGGCCTCGGTCCTGGCTCCGCCGCACCGCCGGTTGGTGCGGCCACTCATCTGCATGTCCGCGCAGCCTGATCTTTTCGGGGTGACGGACTCTGATGTTGCCGTTGCGGGTTCGCAGCGGGTAGTCGGCGCCATCGAGTCGCTGCCGGCCGTGCTCGACCAGCAAACTGTCGTGGGCCTGTACGCGCATCTGGGCCAGCAGCTCACCCATGAGCAGGAGCCTGGCATCACGGCCCTGCGCAGCGTGCGGCCGGGTACCGTGGTGCGTCCCGCAGGAGCATTGCCGCCCGCCGGCCCTGCGGCACGTCCGCGGGAGGATTCCGGATCCGGGGAGGGGGCGGGCCGGAGCCAAAGCGCGGCGCGGCACCCCGCGGGCCGTGCCCTTCCTCCGGGAGGAACGAAGCCAGGGCAACCCACACGGCAGAGGGCGGGAACGCGGGCAGGGGCGTCGGCAGGATCGGCACACCGCGGACGGAACGGCAAGGCCCAGCAGCATGGCGGTACCAGCGGAGGGAAGCTTGCCCTGCTGGCAGCCTTCGTCATTTTTGCCGTCTATATCCTGCCCTACTTGGGCCGTTAGCCTCGGCAGCATCGCCCGGCAGCAGCCGCCCTTTGGCTGCCGTGCGGACTGCAGCGGTCATCCGGTTGAGCCGGTCTGAATCGAGGGTCCAGGCCTGCCAATAGAGTGCCACATCCTGGTGTTCGGCATCCTCGAGCCGGACCAAGGCGCCGGATTCCAGCTCATCCGTCAGCTGGAGTTCCGGAATCATTCCCCAGCCCAGGCCGGCTTTGACCGCCGCGAGGAACCCCTGGGACGAAGGGACGGTGTGCGTGGGAGGGGGCTTCCGCAGGGGCTTTCCGGTGAGCAGCTGCTGCTGCAGGTTGTCCTTCGTGTTGAATTTCAGGACGGGCATTGCGGCCCAGTCCACGCCCCCGGAGGCGGAGAACCGGCGGCGAAGCGCCGGAGTGGCTACCGGGACGTACCGCATGGAGCCCAACAGTTCCACCCTGCATCCGCTGACCGGGACGGGATCCGACGTCACCGCGCCCATGACCTCGCCCTCGCGCAGCAGTTGGCTGCTGTAGCCCTGGTCCTCAACATGGAGATCGAGGGCAGAGTCCTCCCATCCGGCGGCCTGGTGCAGGACGGGGACAAACCAGGTGGCCAGCGAGTCCGCGTTGACGGCCACCGGCAGGTGCGCCCGGGCGGCGCTGCCGGAGCCCAGCGCCGCCGACGTCTCCGCCTCCAGCACCTGGACCTGGCGGGCCATCCGCAGCAGCAGCGCGCCGGCATCGGTGGCAGTGCAGGGCAACCTCCTGCGCACCAGCACCTGGCCTACCGAAGCTTCGAGGGCCTTGATCCGCTGGCTTACCGCGGAGGGCGTGATCCGAAGCAGGTCCGCGGCTGCCTCAAACGTTCCTTCGTCAATAACAGCCACCAAGGCTTTCAGATGCTCCAGGTTCATGAAGATATTCTAATGACTCCACACAATCCTTTATTTGCCTACAGTAAGAGGAAAACCTACCGTCATAGCTATGTGGACTGCAGGGATAACGGGAATGCTCACCGGGATGGCGCTGATCGTGGCGATTGGGGCCCAGAATGCCTTCGTGCTCCGCCAGGGCATCCGGCGGGAGCACGTCGGGGCGGTGGTTGCTGTCTGCATGGCCGGCGACGCCGTGCTGATCGTGGGCGGCACGGCGGGCATCGGGGCCCTGGTCACCCGGTTCCCCGAGGCCCTGGAAGTGCTGCGCTGGGCCGGAGCGGCCTACCTTCTGTGGTTCGCGGTACGGTCCTTCATGGCAGCGGCGAAACCCTCGGCCCTGGCTGAACAGGCGCCCAGGTCGAAGAATTCGGTGATTGCCACCACGGCGGCCCTGACCTTCCTGAACCCGCATGTCTACCTGGACACCGTGGTGCTGGTGGGCAGCCTTGCCAACCAGCAGGGCCCCGACCTGCGGTGGATCTTTGCAGCAGGCGCGGTCACCGGAAGTGTGGTGTGGTTCTCCGCCTTGGGGTATGGGGCAAGGGCGCTGGCGGGGGTGCTGAGCAGCACCCGCACCTGGCGCTGGATTGATGCCGCCATCGGCGTGCTGATGCTGATCCTGGCGGTCCGCCTGGTCCTGCACTGAAGTAGGCTGGAGCCAGATTCACAGGGGAGAAACCATGAGTAACCAGCCATCCCAGGGACCTGACTACCAGCGTGACGGTTCGCCGTGGCCCAGCTACCAGCCCCCGCCCCAATATGGGCAGTCCCAGCCTGGGCCGGGGTCCAGCTATGGCCAGCCGCAGCACAACCAAGGCCAGTACAGCCAGCCTCAGTACTTTGGCCAGCAGTCCTACTACGGCCGGCCGGTGGAAGCGAAGACCCTGAGCATCGCGAGCATGGTCTGCGGCATTGCGTCGGTCCTCATGGGCTGGCTGCTGCTTCCGCAGTTTGCCGCCATCATCACCGGCCATCTGGCCCTCCGGCGCGAACCCTCCGGCAGAGGAATGTCCATCACCGGCCTGGTGCTGGGCTACCTGTGCCTGCTGGGCTACGGAGCCATCTGGCTCCTGCTCATCATCGGCCTGGCCGTCGCCGGCACCGTCGGTTCGAATACCGGCACTTTCTAGCCTGCCCGCCCAAGGAAGCGGCGACGGCGGCCCGGGCACCTCTGCGACACGGGCACCCAGGCGCGGACCGCCGTCGTGCCTTATCCCTTCACGGCCGCCACGGCCGGCACGTGGATGACGACGTCGAATCGATAGCCAGAGCGTCAGGCCTGGACCCGTGCACAAAAGTCCCCTCCGGATGGACTATTCCCCTGCGTATTACAGGGGGACTGGTCCATAAGGCGGGGAGTTGCCTCCAGCGGGAGTGGTATGGGGGCGCCTAGCGGAGCAGTTCCACGTCCGAGACAAGCTCGATGTGCGCCAGCATGGCACTCGCGGCCGCCTCCGGATCCTGGACGCGGACGGCATCGGCGATTTTCCGGTGCGAAGCCAAGGACTGCTCCGGCCGGCCGGGCTGGCCCAGGGACTCCATCCGGGTTTCCAGGATCATCTCGGCAATGAAGGCCATCAACTGTGCCAGGACAGAGGAGTGTGCCGCCGCGGTGATGGCCTGGTGGAACAGTTCGTCGCCGTGGGTGCCGCGGTCGCCGTCGTTGATTTCCTTTGCCATGATGTCCAAGGCGTTATCGATGGCGGCGAGGTCCTGATCGGTCCGGCGTTCCGCGGCGAGGGCGGCAAGCTTTACTTCCAGGGTGCTGCGCGCTTCCACGATCTCCGGCAGCCGGCTCTGGTGCTCGCGCAGGCCCTTGATGACCGATGCGACGCTGGGCCGCCGGGCCAGGACCGCGCCGGTGCCGTGCTGGACGTCTATGACGCCAAGGACCTCCAAGGCCACCAGGGCCTGTGCGAGTGTTGCGCGGGAGACCCCCAGCCGTTCGGCAAGGTCGCGTTCCGCCGGCAGGAGATCCCCGGGGCGAAGCTGGGCCGACTCGATGTAGGTGAGGATCTGCTCCACCAGCTGCTCATACAGCCGTGGCCGTGTGACGCGTTCCAGGCCCAGCCGTGCTGTCTTCTCCACAAAGCCCTCCCTTGGGTCGTACGGAACAGAATACCTCCTGGTTCTATTGACAGATAGACTCACTGTCTAAGAGGCTAGTCCAGTGAGCCAGTAACTCACGTCACATTCTTCTTTCCCCCAACGGAGGACCAACGATGTCCGCTCCTGTCTTATCGATCATCATCCTCGCGGCGATGTTCCTGCTCGCTACCGTCCTGCCCCTCAACATGGGCGCGCTCGCCTTCGTGGGCGCGTTCCTGCTTGGCGCCGTGGTGCTGGGCATGTCCACCAACGAGATCCTGGCCAACTTCCCGGGCGGCCTCTTC
Protein-coding regions in this window:
- a CDS encoding FadR/GntR family transcriptional regulator → MEKTARLGLERVTRPRLYEQLVEQILTYIESAQLRPGDLLPAERDLAERLGVSRATLAQALVALEVLGVIDVQHGTGAVLARRPSVASVIKGLREHQSRLPEIVEARSTLEVKLAALAAERRTDQDLAAIDNALDIMAKEINDGDRGTHGDELFHQAITAAAHSSVLAQLMAFIAEMILETRMESLGQPGRPEQSLASHRKIADAVRVQDPEAAASAMLAHIELVSDVELLR
- the pgm gene encoding phosphoglucomutase (alpha-D-glucose-1,6-bisphosphate-dependent), with the translated sequence MASRAGTVAQPQDLVDITALLDAYYDIAPDLGDPGQRVVFGTSGHRGSSLKASFNEQHIVAITQAIVEYRAAQGVTGPLFLAKDTHALSEPAQNSALEVLAANGVQVLVDARHGYTPTPALSHAILTYNRKAAPGAPQADGIVVTPSHNPPGDGGFKYNPPHGGPADSDATGWIANRANELLENGLRGVKRIPLADAQAADTTGKFDFLSSYVDDLPSVLNLDAIRNAGVRIGADPMGGASVDYWGEIGERHHLDLTVVNPTVDPQWAFMTLDWDEKIRMDCSSPSAMASLIQRMSDAAASGQPAFDVATGNDADADRHGIVTPDGGLMNPNHYLAVAIDYLYRNRSGWNPASVIGKTLVSSSIIDRVAESLGRKLVEVPVGFKWFVPGLLSGEGAFGGEESAGASFNKLDGSVWTTDKDGILLALLASEITAVTGNSPSQLYKGLTDQFGAPVYARIDAAATREQKAALGKLSPSDVTATELAGETITAKLTEAPGNGAAIGGLKVVTENAWFAARPSGTEDVYKIYAESFKGEEHLKQVQAEAKALVDSVIA
- a CDS encoding DUF4190 domain-containing protein, whose amino-acid sequence is MSNQPSQGPDYQRDGSPWPSYQPPPQYGQSQPGPGSSYGQPQHNQGQYSQPQYFGQQSYYGRPVEAKTLSIASMVCGIASVLMGWLLLPQFAAIITGHLALRREPSGRGMSITGLVLGYLCLLGYGAIWLLLIIGLAVAGTVGSNTGTF
- a CDS encoding LysR family transcriptional regulator ArgP, whose amino-acid sequence is MNLEHLKALVAVIDEGTFEAAADLLRITPSAVSQRIKALEASVGQVLVRRRLPCTATDAGALLLRMARQVQVLEAETSAALGSGSAARAHLPVAVNADSLATWFVPVLHQAAGWEDSALDLHVEDQGYSSQLLREGEVMGAVTSDPVPVSGCRVELLGSMRYVPVATPALRRRFSASGGVDWAAMPVLKFNTKDNLQQQLLTGKPLRKPPPTHTVPSSQGFLAAVKAGLGWGMIPELQLTDELESGALVRLEDAEHQDVALYWQAWTLDSDRLNRMTAAVRTAAKGRLLPGDAAEANGPSRAGYRRQK
- a CDS encoding nuclease-related domain-containing protein translates to MGAGDGAAEQSRLAAERVARLKHQLDQAERSTKAWDAGAVGERVVAEKLSELVPRGWYVLHDVHWPGRPKANLDHVLVGPGGVVVVDSKNWTGEVRVASGVLWQGRFARTQAVEGALAQCAAVASVLAPPHRRLVRPLICMSAQPDLFGVTDSDVAVAGSQRVVGAIESLPAVLDQQTVVGLYAHLGQQLTHEQEPGITALRSVRPGTVVRPAGALPPAGPAARPREDSGSGEGAGRSQSAARHPAGRALPPGGTKPGQPTRQRAGTRAGASAGSAHRGRNGKAQQHGGTSGGKLALLAAFVIFAVYILPYLGR
- a CDS encoding LysE/ArgO family amino acid transporter, with the translated sequence MWTAGITGMLTGMALIVAIGAQNAFVLRQGIRREHVGAVVAVCMAGDAVLIVGGTAGIGALVTRFPEALEVLRWAGAAYLLWFAVRSFMAAAKPSALAEQAPRSKNSVIATTAALTFLNPHVYLDTVVLVGSLANQQGPDLRWIFAAGAVTGSVVWFSALGYGARALAGVLSSTRTWRWIDAAIGVLMLILAVRLVLH